From Senegalia massiliensis, a single genomic window includes:
- a CDS encoding class I SAM-dependent methyltransferase, translating into MKNKSEKIKNRYNRISKIYDILESPMESMSMGKWRELLIEKIEGEKILEVGIGTGKNLDYYPSDLNITGIDFSEKMLEKAKQKNSNKDNIKIIEMDAENMEFDDNTFDTVITSCVFCSVPDPIKGLKEIRRVCKNNGKIIMLEHMRSDKKVIGGFMDIINFIPVNIWGANINRRTINNLKKAGFKKEHIEDMNLWSDIVKLIEIRNQK; encoded by the coding sequence TTGAAAAACAAAAGTGAAAAAATCAAAAACAGATATAATAGAATTTCAAAAATATATGATATACTAGAATCTCCTATGGAAAGCATGTCTATGGGTAAATGGAGAGAGTTACTAATTGAAAAAATAGAAGGTGAAAAAATACTTGAAGTAGGAATTGGCACAGGGAAAAATTTAGACTATTATCCATCTGATTTAAATATAACTGGTATTGACTTTAGTGAAAAGATGTTAGAAAAAGCTAAACAAAAAAATTCTAATAAAGACAATATTAAAATAATAGAAATGGACGCAGAAAATATGGAATTTGATGATAACACTTTTGATACTGTAATTACATCTTGTGTATTTTGTTCTGTTCCTGATCCCATAAAAGGGCTAAAAGAAATTAGAAGAGTATGTAAAAATAATGGAAAAATAATAATGCTTGAACATATGAGAAGTGATAAAAAAGTTATAGGAGGATTTATGGATATAATAAATTTTATACCTGTTAATATTTGGGGTGCAAATATTAACAGAAGAACAATAAATAATCTAAAAAAAGCAGGTTTTAAAAAAGAACATATTGAAGATATGAACTTATGGAGTGATATAGTTAAGTTAATAGAAATAAGAAATCAAAAATAA
- a CDS encoding SHOCT domain-containing protein, which translates to MDGFMDTGLHDMMNLGSRLSSWFIIYDIIKLIIIVIVVLVLVKMFINNSRNNNSNRAIDILKERYASGEISEEEYNNKLKNLKS; encoded by the coding sequence ATGGATGGATTTATGGATACTGGATTGCATGATATGATGAATCTTGGCTCAAGATTAAGTAGTTGGTTTATTATCTATGATATTATTAAACTAATTATAATAGTTATAGTGGTATTAGTTTTAGTAAAAATGTTTATAAATAACTCTAGAAATAATAACTCAAATAGAGCAATAGATATTTTAAAAGAAAGATATGCATCTGGAGAAATAAGTGAAGAAGAATATAACAATAAATTGAAAAATTTAAAATCATAA
- a CDS encoding LiaF transmembrane domain-containing protein, translating to MNRKIIGVIIILIGIVLFLNSNDILDLDIGNFIFTYWPIVLIGSGLFSLITNKSSKVGGAIVLTIGILFQLKNLDLFDVFNYLEFWPVIIIIIGISLIISPKDKWNKEDQDIVRPIAIFSGLNLKNTSNNFKGGSATVLFGGIDLDLREAAINNDKLATIDLFIAFGGLDIFVPEGWNVEVKGLPLFGGWDNETRNKGNKNLPKLRVNCIVLFGGFDIKDYRKS from the coding sequence ATGAATAGAAAGATAATAGGTGTTATAATTATTTTAATAGGAATAGTATTATTTCTAAACTCTAATGATATTTTAGACTTAGATATAGGTAATTTTATTTTTACTTATTGGCCTATAGTTTTAATAGGGTCAGGATTATTTAGTTTAATTACTAATAAATCCTCAAAGGTAGGGGGAGCTATAGTCTTAACTATAGGTATATTATTTCAACTTAAAAATTTAGATTTGTTTGATGTATTTAATTATTTGGAATTCTGGCCAGTTATCATTATAATTATTGGTATAAGTTTAATAATTTCACCTAAAGATAAATGGAACAAAGAGGATCAAGATATTGTAAGACCGATTGCGATATTTTCTGGATTAAATTTAAAAAATACTTCAAATAATTTTAAAGGAGGTTCTGCAACTGTATTATTTGGTGGAATAGATTTAGATTTAAGAGAAGCTGCTATAAATAATGATAAGTTAGCGACAATAGATTTGTTTATTGCCTTTGGTGGATTAGATATATTTGTGCCAGAAGGTTGGAATGTAGAAGTTAAAGGATTGCCACTTTTTGGTGGATGGGATAATGAAACTAGAAACAAAGGAAATAAAAACTTACCAAAATTGAGAGTTAACTGTATTGTACTTTTTGGTGGTTTTGATATAAAAGATTATAGAAAAAGTTAA
- a CDS encoding TetR/AcrR family transcriptional regulator C-terminal domain-containing protein: MKYKTTSLMTKRALASSLKKFMEKRPLNKISVREIVEDCGVNRKTFYYHFSNIYDLVRWMFEEEAIEVVKQYDLITDYKDAILFVMNYVEKNNHICNCALDGLGRNELKHFFQKDFLSIVGNIVEQLSENMDVPSDYKIFIINFYTEALAALLISWIQDKDHKDKEDMVKYISITLYETIKQALKTAEREL, from the coding sequence TTGAAGTATAAAACAACAAGTCTAATGACCAAAAGAGCCCTTGCCTCTTCACTTAAAAAATTTATGGAAAAACGACCTTTAAATAAAATTTCTGTCCGTGAAATAGTTGAAGATTGCGGTGTAAATCGAAAAACTTTTTATTATCATTTTTCAAATATATATGATTTAGTAAGATGGATGTTTGAAGAAGAAGCAATTGAAGTAGTAAAACAATATGATCTAATTACTGACTATAAAGATGCCATTCTATTTGTTATGAATTATGTAGAAAAAAATAATCATATATGTAATTGTGCTTTAGATGGGCTTGGACGGAATGAACTAAAACATTTTTTCCAAAAAGATTTTCTTTCAATTGTAGGTAATATTGTTGAACAGCTTTCTGAAAACATGGATGTTCCTTCTGATTATAAAATATTCATTATAAACTTTTATACTGAGGCACTAGCAGCTCTTTTGATTAGCTGGATTCAAGATAAAGATCACAAAGATAAAGAAGATATGGTTAAATATATTTCCATTACACTATATGAAACTATCAAGCAGGCTCTTAAAACAGCAGAAAGAGAATTATAG
- a CDS encoding phosphatase PAP2 family protein has product MPNNDYEIKSSIFPIILLVIGFLLAGMLFLGFSEIAGEVIEKEVKNFDSRIIDFFTSNSSDFLDNFFTIVTELGSVWFLATLTIIISGIFLFRNKDKLNILFLIISVAGGGLLIKLLKNIFKRERPSIIPEIDAVGYSFPSGHAMGSIIFYGFLIYLVVKSKFSKKFKWIFSIIFTITFIIIGTSRIYLGAHFPSDVIAGQLSGAFWLIICIVSLEWIKWHIRHNIRPVDNIRKIFK; this is encoded by the coding sequence TTGCCAAATAATGATTATGAAATAAAAAGTTCAATTTTCCCAATTATACTTTTAGTAATTGGATTTTTATTAGCAGGTATGCTTTTTTTAGGATTCTCAGAAATTGCAGGTGAAGTTATTGAAAAAGAAGTAAAAAATTTTGATAGTAGAATAATAGATTTTTTCACATCAAATTCTTCTGATTTTCTAGATAACTTCTTTACCATCGTAACTGAATTAGGCTCAGTTTGGTTTTTAGCTACTTTAACTATAATTATATCTGGGATATTTTTATTTAGAAATAAAGATAAATTAAATATTCTATTCCTTATAATTTCTGTAGCAGGTGGAGGACTTTTAATAAAGTTACTTAAAAATATATTTAAGAGAGAAAGACCTTCAATCATACCTGAAATAGATGCGGTAGGTTATAGTTTCCCAAGTGGACATGCAATGGGCTCAATAATTTTTTATGGTTTTTTAATTTATTTAGTTGTTAAAAGTAAATTCTCTAAAAAATTCAAATGGATTTTTTCTATAATATTTACAATTACTTTTATTATTATAGGTACTAGTCGTATTTACCTAGGAGCACATTTCCCTTCTGACGTAATTGCTGGTCAGCTTTCAGGGGCTTTTTGGTTAATTATATGTATAGTATCACTTGAATGGATAAAATGGCATATAAGACATAATATAAGGCCAGTGGATAATATTCGTAAAATCTTTAAATAA
- a CDS encoding DUF421 domain-containing protein produces the protein MDFIWNALILLISGVFFLRISGRKSISQMTIAHTIIMISIGSLIVQPIAEKSVTRTVIIAGIFVIFTIILEFLQIKLNFMEKLITGKSLIVIDNGNIDVDNLKKLRLTVDQLEMRLRQQGVSQIDYIKSATIEPNGQLGYELKREYKPLTIGEFEKIISSQDNKIKDTNNNIFSEVKYKHINNTKNKKLK, from the coding sequence ATGGATTTTATATGGAATGCATTAATATTATTAATTTCAGGTGTGTTTTTCTTAAGAATATCAGGTAGAAAGTCAATTTCTCAAATGACTATAGCTCATACAATTATAATGATTTCCATAGGTTCTTTGATAGTTCAACCTATAGCAGAAAAAAGTGTAACAAGAACAGTTATTATAGCAGGTATATTTGTAATATTTACTATAATATTAGAGTTTTTACAAATTAAGTTAAACTTTATGGAAAAGTTAATTACAGGTAAATCACTTATTGTAATTGATAATGGAAATATTGATGTAGATAATTTAAAGAAATTAAGGTTAACTGTAGATCAATTAGAAATGAGGCTTAGGCAACAGGGGGTCTCACAAATAGATTATATTAAAAGTGCAACCATAGAGCCTAATGGTCAATTAGGATATGAGCTTAAAAGAGAATATAAACCTTTAACAATAGGAGAATTTGAAAAGATAATTTCTTCTCAAGATAATAAAATTAAAGATACAAATAACAATATATTTTCCGAAGTAAAATATAAACATATAAATAACACTAAAAATAAAAAATTAAAATAA
- a CDS encoding ABC transporter permease — translation MKNFFTVLKFELLGLIKKKTFIISTIIILLILAIGLSVPTIKDLFSSDEGEVDGDGGGDITKDAKFGYVDNSGEFQKSTILEENFFAGELKKIESEDQLKEKVNSGEIESGYIIKSPNEYIRVIKNNELLGTPDSAMFEQALITAYRINGFNEKDIEYNEVEGLINPQIKSDTTILGKDSASNYLYTYILVFGIYFMIIFYGQVIATSVASEKSNRTMEILVTSTNTTYLIFGKVMAGAIAGVLQFGIILGTAIGVYKLNSESWNGALDFIFDIPSDVLLLFSVFGILGYLFYSFIYGALGALVSRTEDISASSTPITIIFVAVFMISMFGMQNTEGMLLKVASFVPLSSFMAMFVRVSMGSVSNISVIMSLTLLALSTLLVGYIAAKIYRMGTLMYGNRVKLKDIFKIMRSQ, via the coding sequence ATGAAAAACTTTTTTACAGTACTTAAATTTGAATTATTAGGACTTATAAAAAAGAAAACTTTTATAATTTCAACAATAATAATACTCTTAATATTAGCTATTGGGCTATCAGTACCCACTATCAAAGATTTATTTTCATCTGATGAAGGAGAGGTAGATGGAGATGGAGGTGGAGATATAACAAAGGATGCTAAATTTGGATATGTAGATAATAGCGGAGAGTTTCAAAAAAGTACAATACTAGAAGAGAATTTCTTTGCTGGGGAATTGAAAAAAATTGAATCGGAAGATCAACTTAAAGAAAAAGTAAATTCTGGAGAAATTGAATCTGGCTATATAATAAAATCTCCTAACGAATATATAAGAGTTATAAAAAACAATGAACTTTTAGGAACACCTGATTCAGCTATGTTTGAGCAGGCCTTGATTACAGCATATAGGATAAATGGATTTAATGAAAAAGATATAGAATATAATGAAGTTGAAGGATTAATAAATCCTCAAATAAAATCAGATACTACTATACTTGGTAAAGATAGTGCAAGTAATTATCTTTATACATATATATTAGTATTTGGAATATATTTTATGATAATATTCTATGGTCAAGTTATAGCAACATCAGTTGCAAGTGAAAAAAGTAATAGAACAATGGAAATTTTAGTAACAAGTACAAATACAACGTATCTTATATTTGGAAAAGTTATGGCTGGTGCTATAGCAGGTGTATTACAATTTGGAATAATACTTGGTACAGCAATTGGTGTATATAAGTTAAATAGTGAATCATGGAATGGTGCATTAGATTTCATCTTTGATATACCTTCAGATGTGTTGTTACTATTTTCTGTTTTTGGTATATTAGGATATCTTTTTTATTCATTCATATATGGAGCACTTGGAGCTCTTGTATCTCGTACAGAAGATATAAGTGCAAGTTCAACTCCAATTACAATAATATTTGTAGCTGTATTTATGATTTCAATGTTTGGAATGCAGAATACTGAAGGTATGCTTTTAAAGGTAGCTTCATTTGTACCACTTAGTTCATTTATGGCTATGTTTGTAAGAGTTTCTATGGGTAGTGTTTCAAATATTTCAGTTATAATGTCTTTAACATTATTGGCACTTTCTACTTTATTAGTAGGATATATTGCAGCTAAAATATATAGAATGGGTACGTTAATGTATGGTAATAGAGTAAAATTAAAAGATATATTTAAAATAATGAGAAGTCAATAG
- a CDS encoding patatin-like phospholipase family protein, producing the protein MNGVYLQGGGAKGAFQAGVIYGLKERGIKFNIISGTSIGSINGYYIYTDNIEKLKQTWLSIDQKEINDQVIKDKVIENKVFIEKLSKLKGRNEDIKDFYVNYINIKNGVPNHVVKNISKISKKEVLDTIKYSSLLPYIGPINIHLNEAIKNFNSSIIFEQFKEELKKGSYDGYNLDGGILNNNFLEVFIKNKVDRLFIIQFKKDYQIPEYILDYYDKEDITVIEPTTEFEPGDTLRFEEKFCEFRFNQGYNIAKNIE; encoded by the coding sequence ATGAATGGAGTTTATTTACAAGGCGGAGGAGCAAAAGGCGCTTTTCAAGCTGGAGTAATTTATGGATTAAAAGAAAGAGGTATAAAATTTAATATAATTTCTGGAACTTCCATAGGATCAATTAATGGATATTACATATATACAGACAATATAGAAAAGTTAAAACAAACATGGCTTTCAATAGATCAAAAGGAAATAAATGACCAAGTGATAAAAGATAAGGTGATTGAAAATAAAGTATTCATAGAAAAGCTTAGTAAACTTAAAGGTAGAAATGAAGATATAAAAGACTTTTATGTAAATTATATAAATATAAAAAATGGTGTACCTAATCATGTAGTTAAAAACATATCAAAAATTTCTAAAAAAGAAGTTTTAGATACTATAAAATATAGTTCCCTTCTTCCATATATAGGTCCAATTAATATACATCTTAATGAAGCAATTAAAAATTTTAACTCAAGTATAATTTTTGAACAATTTAAAGAAGAACTAAAAAAAGGTAGCTATGATGGGTATAATTTAGATGGTGGAATATTAAACAATAATTTTTTAGAAGTCTTTATTAAAAATAAGGTAGATAGATTATTTATAATACAATTTAAAAAAGATTATCAAATTCCAGAGTATATACTAGACTATTATGATAAAGAAGATATTACAGTAATAGAACCAACTACAGAGTTTGAGCCAGGAGATACATTGAGATTTGAAGAAAAATTTTGTGAGTTTCGTTTTAATCAAGGATATAATATAGCAAAAAATATTGAATAA
- a CDS encoding ABC transporter ATP-binding protein, with the protein MKLQVKDIYKTFGKKEVLHGISFNVEQGKALGLLGRNGAGKTTTIRIIMNLFDPNKGEIILNGNKFNPRKQSIGYLPEERGLYPKQKVFEQLVYLGELRGLTKAKAKENTLYWLKRLGVDEYKNKNLETLSKGNQQKVQLAETFLTNPDIIILDEPFSGLDPVNSQILKDIINELIRGEKLLIFSSHQMGYVEEFCKEIALIDKGNIVLTGNLDDIKKEYGNNRLTISASNLTLEELNKVISREINDVVRVIEKRNKYLLLELVHNSSKNDFLKRIIEKGIDIEEFSSYKPKLEDIFVEKVGEK; encoded by the coding sequence ATGAAATTACAAGTAAAAGATATTTATAAAACTTTTGGCAAGAAAGAAGTATTACATGGAATATCATTTAATGTAGAGCAAGGGAAGGCATTAGGATTACTTGGGAGAAATGGTGCAGGAAAAACTACTACAATAAGAATTATTATGAATTTATTTGATCCCAATAAAGGAGAAATAATTCTAAATGGAAATAAATTTAACCCTAGAAAACAAAGTATTGGATATTTACCAGAAGAAAGAGGACTTTATCCAAAGCAAAAAGTATTTGAACAATTAGTTTATTTAGGGGAACTTAGAGGTCTTACAAAAGCTAAAGCTAAAGAAAATACTCTTTATTGGTTAAAGAGACTAGGGGTAGACGAATATAAAAACAAAAATTTAGAAACATTATCAAAAGGAAATCAGCAAAAGGTACAACTTGCAGAAACATTTCTTACAAATCCAGATATAATTATATTAGATGAACCTTTTAGTGGGCTTGACCCTGTTAATTCACAAATATTAAAAGATATTATAAATGAACTTATAAGAGGTGAAAAATTACTTATATTTTCATCACATCAAATGGGTTATGTAGAAGAATTTTGTAAAGAAATAGCCCTTATTGATAAGGGGAATATAGTACTTACAGGAAATTTAGATGATATAAAAAAAGAATATGGAAATAATAGACTTACCATAAGTGCAAGTAATTTAACATTAGAAGAATTAAATAAAGTAATAAGTAGAGAAATAAATGATGTAGTTAGAGTAATTGAAAAGAGAAATAAATATTTATTATTAGAACTTGTACATAATAGTTCAAAAAATGATTTCTTGAAAAGAATTATAGAAAAAGGTATTGATATAGAAGAATTTTCATCATACAAACCTAAATTAGAAGATATATTTGTTGAGAAAGTAGGTGAAAAATAA
- a CDS encoding murein hydrolase activator EnvC family protein, giving the protein MNFRKISAVLCAAILLNASFVYADVDSKKDDLNKTQQEINKVKDDLNNTKKEKQNVESELQELESKISNTSSDISALENNISNVRTNIEKSKKEIEESQKSIDAKNELVNKRLRAMYKNGNNISYLHILLSAESIGEFIETFDTIRKVTDNDHELLKEMEKEKKIVEAKKDKLVSQEKQLKLQTVKLKEKKQELELASRSKNKIVKELDQSIQVSEEQYKELQEDSQKIAQEIRSLEEEARRKLEAKKKAEEEARKKAEQEQANKENQGNQGNSNSSNTNSKPPVESTRAYKWPVPGHKRVTSPFGNRTHPIFGTVRMHTGIDIGAPSGATVVATRDGIVLSSGWKGGYGKTVMVTHDNGTTSLYAHNSSLLVSPGQFVKQGQAIARIGSTGNSTGPHLHFEIRVNGNYRNPLSYVR; this is encoded by the coding sequence GTGAATTTCAGAAAGATATCTGCTGTTTTGTGTGCAGCTATATTACTTAATGCATCATTTGTTTATGCTGATGTAGATAGTAAAAAAGATGATTTAAATAAAACTCAACAAGAAATTAATAAGGTTAAAGACGATTTAAATAACACAAAAAAAGAAAAGCAAAATGTAGAAAGTGAATTACAGGAATTAGAATCTAAAATAAGTAATACAAGTTCAGATATAAGTGCATTAGAAAATAATATATCTAATGTTAGAACTAATATAGAAAAAAGCAAAAAAGAAATTGAAGAATCTCAAAAAAGTATAGATGCTAAAAATGAACTAGTAAACAAAAGATTGAGAGCAATGTACAAGAATGGTAACAATATAAGTTATTTACATATTCTTTTGTCAGCTGAATCTATAGGCGAATTTATTGAAACATTTGATACAATAAGAAAAGTAACAGATAATGATCATGAACTTTTAAAAGAAATGGAAAAAGAGAAAAAAATAGTAGAGGCAAAAAAAGATAAATTAGTTTCACAGGAAAAACAATTAAAGCTTCAAACTGTTAAATTAAAAGAGAAAAAACAAGAACTTGAATTAGCATCTAGAAGTAAAAATAAAATAGTAAAAGAATTAGATCAAAGCATTCAAGTAAGCGAAGAACAATATAAAGAATTACAAGAAGATTCTCAGAAGATAGCTCAAGAAATTAGAAGCTTAGAGGAAGAAGCAAGAAGAAAATTAGAAGCTAAGAAAAAAGCTGAAGAAGAGGCAAGAAAAAAAGCAGAGCAAGAACAAGCAAATAAAGAAAACCAAGGAAATCAAGGAAATAGTAATTCATCTAACACTAACTCAAAGCCTCCTGTTGAATCAACAAGAGCTTATAAGTGGCCAGTACCTGGGCATAAGAGGGTAACATCACCTTTTGGTAATAGAACTCATCCTATTTTTGGGACAGTAAGAATGCATACAGGTATAGATATTGGAGCTCCAAGTGGAGCTACAGTAGTAGCAACTAGAGATGGTATAGTTCTTTCCTCAGGTTGGAAAGGTGGATATGGAAAAACTGTTATGGTAACTCATGATAATGGTACAACCTCTCTATATGCACATAACTCTTCTCTTTTAGTTAGTCCTGGTCAATTTGTAAAACAAGGACAAGCAATAGCAAGAATAGGAAGTACAGGAAATTCAACAGGACCACATTTACACTTTGAAATTAGAGTAAATGGAAATTATAGAAATCCGTTAAGTTATGTAAGATAA
- a CDS encoding MFS transporter, whose product MKNKNSKEQINILLYLTGKIVSLLGTHIYTFAISLYILRTTGSGTSFALSILLSMIPRIILSPIAGSIADKKDRKKIVVSLDVLSGIIVLGLVAISSIYGLKLVFIYITTFLLSVVNTFFDVTIGAAIPNLVSDEKLVKINSYTQVSTSLAGIMGPVLGGVAYGLIPLKLFLIINGISFILSAISEFFINFKYNIRGDTNEDKEIVVEKGFKALTKEVSEGLQFIKNKKSIYSIMKFALILNFLINSTTAVINPFIINDILKLSSTQFGIIQGSFSVGILITSIIIGNLPEREKKFKTLVFGTFIMGLMIILMGIPSIGVLKNLNKQIYFIYYILIMVIFSIVMILVNIPINVSIQRMTPDRMMGRVKGTMESLGGAMTPISVIISGVLLDLIKPYIIPILSGSLIIILSIIMSKNKNLKDF is encoded by the coding sequence ATGAAAAATAAAAATTCAAAAGAGCAAATTAATATTCTTTTATACCTAACAGGGAAAATAGTATCTCTGTTAGGTACACATATATACACTTTTGCAATTTCTTTATATATTTTAAGGACAACTGGATCAGGCACTTCATTTGCTCTTAGTATTTTATTAAGCATGATACCAAGAATAATTCTAAGTCCCATAGCTGGTTCTATAGCAGATAAAAAAGACAGGAAGAAAATAGTTGTAAGTTTAGATGTTTTAAGTGGTATTATTGTACTTGGTTTAGTTGCTATATCATCTATATATGGTTTGAAATTAGTGTTCATTTATATTACTACTTTTTTATTATCAGTAGTTAATACTTTTTTTGATGTAACTATAGGTGCAGCAATACCTAATTTAGTATCAGATGAAAAATTAGTTAAAATAAATTCTTACACTCAGGTTTCTACATCTTTGGCAGGTATTATGGGACCAGTATTAGGTGGTGTAGCATATGGGTTAATCCCTTTAAAATTATTTTTAATCATTAATGGTATTTCTTTTATACTATCTGCTATTTCTGAATTTTTTATTAACTTTAAATACAATATTAGGGGTGATACCAATGAAGATAAAGAAATAGTAGTTGAAAAAGGGTTTAAAGCTTTAACAAAAGAAGTTAGTGAGGGATTACAATTTATAAAGAATAAAAAATCTATATATTCTATTATGAAATTTGCTTTAATTCTTAACTTTTTAATAAACTCTACTACAGCTGTGATTAATCCTTTTATAATTAATGACATACTTAAACTATCCTCTACTCAATTTGGAATTATACAAGGTTCATTTTCAGTAGGTATTTTAATAACTTCTATAATAATAGGTAATCTTCCAGAAAGAGAAAAAAAATTTAAAACATTAGTGTTTGGTACTTTTATAATGGGTCTAATGATTATACTTATGGGAATACCTTCTATTGGTGTTTTGAAAAATTTAAACAAACAAATATATTTTATATATTATATATTAATCATGGTTATTTTTTCAATCGTTATGATTCTAGTAAATATTCCAATTAATGTTTCAATACAAAGAATGACTCCTGATAGAATGATGGGAAGAGTGAAGGGAACTATGGAGTCATTAGGAGGTGCTATGACACCAATAAGTGTAATAATTTCTGGAGTATTATTAGACTTAATTAAGCCATACATTATACCTATACTTTCAGGAAGTTTAATAATCATATTATCCATAATAATGAGTAAAAATAAAAACTTAAAAGATTTTTAA
- a CDS encoding MutS-related protein translates to MIKKIKNIFKKKKKLTYNINRKRNFKTIELMFNSIKKENDFVDHSTWADLNMNKVYSNIDRTLTTPGEQKLYSILREPLYDKEKLEKRGEVISIFDRYNDFRRDVHEQLNRIERTDDDIIYILKEGLETNFIMKIIYNLFTLFSVLSIVSIFLIPNFRSNAILILGVISSLNMFLHYSAGRKIGDKIETIEYTGNMIKVSGDLLNILENRLPDYCEKISELYKITRKIGKKSKMITTVEGLDVFADYINILFLVKERNYFSIVDQVEKYNKEIIELYNLIGEIDAYVSISLYRDNLEYYTIPEFTDEKRVMKSKDVIHPLLEDAIPNDLNFEKGGMVLTGSNMSGKSTFLRIIGVNVILSQTIYTVLAKEYISSFYRVVSSISLQDNIGEGKSYYFAEAEAILRMINSTESEVTTLALIDEIFKGTNPVERINAAAEILNYIDKQNAFTVVATHDLNLIPLIHNYIRYYFMENMTDEGMEFDYKLRKGISPTRNAVKILKFIGYPKDLLENIDKRLEKIE, encoded by the coding sequence ATGATAAAAAAGATTAAAAATATATTTAAAAAGAAAAAGAAATTAACATATAATATAAATAGAAAAAGAAATTTTAAAACTATTGAATTAATGTTTAATAGCATTAAAAAAGAAAATGACTTTGTAGATCATAGTACTTGGGCAGACTTAAATATGAATAAAGTATATTCAAATATTGATAGAACCCTTACAACCCCAGGAGAGCAAAAATTGTATTCTATTCTGAGGGAACCTTTATATGATAAAGAAAAATTAGAGAAAAGAGGAGAGGTTATATCTATATTTGATAGATATAATGATTTTAGAAGAGATGTTCACGAACAATTAAATAGAATTGAAAGAACAGATGATGATATTATTTATATATTAAAAGAAGGTTTAGAAACTAATTTTATAATGAAAATAATTTATAATTTATTTACTTTATTTTCTGTTTTAAGCATAGTATCCATATTTTTAATTCCAAACTTTAGAAGTAATGCTATTTTAATTCTTGGAGTTATATCTTCACTCAATATGTTTTTACATTACAGTGCAGGTAGAAAAATAGGAGATAAAATAGAAACTATTGAATATACAGGCAATATGATAAAGGTAAGTGGTGATTTATTAAATATATTAGAGAATAGACTTCCTGATTATTGTGAAAAAATTAGTGAATTATATAAAATTACTCGAAAGATAGGTAAGAAATCAAAAATGATTACAACTGTTGAAGGTTTAGATGTATTTGCAGATTATATAAATATACTATTTTTAGTAAAAGAAAGAAACTATTTTTCAATTGTAGATCAGGTAGAAAAATATAATAAAGAAATAATAGAATTATATAATTTGATAGGTGAAATAGATGCATATGTTTCAATATCATTATATAGAGATAATTTAGAGTATTATACCATACCTGAATTTACTGATGAAAAAAGGGTAATGAAATCAAAGGATGTAATTCATCCACTTCTTGAAGATGCTATACCAAATGATTTGAACTTTGAAAAAGGAGGAATGGTTTTAACAGGTTCAAATATGAGTGGTAAATCAACATTTTTAAGAATAATAGGTGTAAACGTTATATTATCACAGACCATATATACAGTTTTAGCTAAAGAATATATATCATCATTTTATAGGGTAGTTAGTTCTATTAGTCTACAAGATAATATTGGGGAAGGAAAAAGCTATTACTTTGCTGAAGCAGAAGCAATATTAAGGATGATAAATTCAACTGAAAGTGAAGTTACAACACTTGCTTTGATTGATGAAATATTTAAAGGTACAAATCCAGTTGAAAGGATAAATGCAGCAGCTGAAATATTGAACTATATTGACAAACAAAATGCATTTACTGTTGTTGCAACACATGATTTAAATTTAATTCCACTTATACATAATTACATAAGATATTATTTCATGGAAAATATGACAGATGAAGGAATGGAATTTGATTATAAACTTAGAAAAGGTATATCTCCCACAAGAAATGCTGTTAAAATATTAAAATTTATTGGTTACCCAAAAGATCTTTTAGAAAATATTGATAAAAGATTAGAGAAAATAGAATAG